GTTTCTACTAGTTACTATAATAAGCATTAttctatttataattttttaaatgcagTCACCTTCTAAATCTTAGCCAAACCAAAGTTGGGTATCAACTGTACATGTGTGAGCATTCAATATGTCTTCCACCCATATAGATGCACGCGTAACGTCGCGTGGAAGACGCTACcgctttttgatttttttccgcATGTAATATTATCAATCAAAAAGTCAAAAAGTACTAACACTTTGATCATCATTCTTTTAACATTAACAGAAATGTATTTTCTTCCAGCAGCGTTTCCCCCCCATTTCTTCAAAGGTAGACAATGTAAAATGAAATGCAATACCATGCCGTGCTTTCCCATTTTCTGCTAGCTTCTGTTACATTCCATTTTTGCAAGTATGTCCCACTTAACTACGCATAATCTATTTTAGCATGCACTTTGCATTCACGATTCCTTGGAAATAAATCTTACGATATCGATGCCCGTTGCCAGTCCTTCGGTTCTACCTTGAGCAAAGGGCGCGCATAATGTTACcgtgacagtgtgtgtgtgtgtgtgtgtgttaacagTTTAAAGTTAATTTGTAGAACGGCCACGACAGTGACGCGAGAACCGAGCCACTGTTTGTAGATTTGGCTTCTTTAGATGCTGTCTCAACACCAAGTGTGCACACTATTTATCGCCTAGAAGAGGACGAAACAATGCCCAACGAAGCAGTAAGTAgttattgttttgtaaaacaaGACTTAAGTTATATTCTACCTCGTACGAACGTCTgaaatgtttgtttgcaaTACTTCTCCCACTAGGTGGCGGCCCTATGAAATAAAATCTAAACGAAAAACATGGAAACTCCAGCCAACAGGGTAGTGGCGTAGAGGAAGAAAACAGTACCAAAACAGCACAGCGAATGCGGTGGTGTCCGGACAGGAATACAGGCTGGAACCGAACATTACAGACAACCGGAGATTTGCAGCGTCACGCATCTTGCAGCATTCAGTCCGATACGCGTTCTACACCGCGGGATTATCACATTGCAGTGTAGTCCAGCTGTATGTTTATCTGCCGCACGCCGATCGCTTCGAAGATCATGCGCGTATGCTGTACCACGTACTTGGGATCAACGTTTTTCGATACCTCCAACTTGATGACACCGACGTACACGTCGGTGCAGAGGGTCCAAAAATGTGGCTCCTGTACGCTGTACACGCCTGCCAGCCCGGTCACCTTCTGATAGCAGGACGGCAGTAATCGATCAAGCGCCACCGGCTGGCGCTGCATCAGCACCATGACCGATTCTTTGATCAGCGAAAGCGTACTAAGACCGATCGTGAGCGCAATGAACATGCTGCAGATGGGATCGGCTCTCATCCATCCAAACACCTGCATCAGCACAGCCGATATAATAACGCCAACCGAACCGAGCGTATCGGCTAGAATGTGCAGGAAGACGCCGCGCATGATCTGCGAGTTGGTGGACACGATCTCTCCCCCTCCATGGCTGTGATGGTGGTCACTGCCACCGTGCGAATGCCCATGGTGATCGTTGTGGTTGGACAGCAGGCTGTGAGTATCGTGACTGTGATGATTCATACCACCACCATGGGAATGTCCATGACTTCCACCACCTCCGCCGCCGTGCGAATGCCCGtggccaccaccgccgccatgCGAATGTCCGTGTGCTCCACCGTGCTGGAATGCATAGATACCGACCAAGTTTACCAACAGTCCGAGCACCGATACGACAAACAATCGTTCGTGTTTCACTTCCGGTGGCTCTATAGCACGTTCTACTGCCTCGGACATGATGAAGAAGGCGATGAACAGCAAAAAGAGACTGTTGACAAACCCGGCGAGCACTTCAGCACGAACGTACCCGTAGGAATACTTTTCGTTTGCACGCCATTTGGTAATAACGGACGCAGCCAAACCGGCCAACAGCCCGGTACAGTCGAAGAACATGTGGAACGAATCGGAGATCAAACCTGGAAAGCAGCAAAACGGAttgattttattattcaaaCTGTTCTGCTCTCGTTACGAACAATGAACACCAACAACTTACCTAAACTGTTCGTCCATATTCCATACATTAGTTCGACGAAAGCAAAGCTTAAATTAAGCagaagaaatagaaacaaGTTACGCGAATTGCGATCCGACAGAATGAGCCGGCTCCAACTGTTGAACTTTTCCCGTATCCGGTAGCCGCATCCACGTGAATCTTTATGCGTTAATGGTAGCATTGTAgtaagcttcttttttttacgaacCACACAACTGATAAGCACGTTAGGGAAAACTTTTAAGGTACTGACGTAGACAATAGGGCGGGAATGAATTGGTCGATATCACCGCGATCCAACAGCGCAAGGGCGATTGCGTATGGTACCTTCAACAGAAGTCTATGGGAAAAATCAGTACtgtaaagataaaaaaaagatcattaGCGATAACATCAGGAAATATGATCCGTCGACAAGTTGCTGTAAAACTACTAAAACTTTAAGAAAAGTAGGGAAATAAAATGTAGCAACCATGTTgctctttttttcaattaaggTGTCTGACGCATAACGTATTATCCCGACCCTGACCAGGATTGTAAACAATGCTTTTCACCGACTGAGGAACTAACACCTTGTTTTGCTTACGTATGCACAATTGACTAAATAAAAGTTTATTTAAAGCTGATTCCGTGTTTTGTTTGAGGGCAAGCTATCGGGCTGCAAGTAAACGCTCTACAAAAAAGTCTTACATtccttattttattttttctatttcctcAAAATGTTGTGCACGTACGTAGTGGACGGTAGCCCGGACATAGCGGTATTACAGACCGATATCACGACACTGACCCAGTAAGGGCACTCAAATTAACAGTCAAGAAAACTACATACCCTATGTGGCGATTAAACGGTTCGATCCGCAGTGCGCACGGCTGTGGTGATATACTTTCACGATCAGCATCGTTTGGAAAACATTTCAGctatttatttcattcctaCGAGTCTGTTGGACGGCTGGCCAAGAATCCGTAATTGCTGTCTGAGcggtgtagtttttttttcattctttccaaggaccgtaaagatatcaggtcaagttataagcccgttttgacagctaggtggaagaagaatcgacgaagaaaactgacagttagttttccgcgtttggcgaacgcttcaagttctcgaaggaaaatttccattttaaattacGGGCTGTggtctaataaactaaaatattcacccaaattaaactccaccaaatattgaccatgcaaaacgtaaacaatccatcaatacatatacaagcggaaaaccatctgtcaaaatcggagcccagggggggatcgccaaaagcgctataactacacctcattatacattccaccttgattCTTTCATTTGTACACGGTGTTGACACGACATCGGCGGTGATATGACAGTTCGTATTGGCCGTCTACAAACCGTTGCTGGATAACAAATCATTATTTCGCAATCATTTCTTCAAAGATCACAATTTTACACAGCTTGCcacatgaaaaatgtacacGAGATACTCAAGCTAAAATCCAGACACCATGTGATGGTATCGCTTGTGTTTAATGCTTCTAGGCAGAATATAGTCAACCATAATTTCAATTGATTTaatcaagaatgtgtgcacaTCCCCAATGACAGCTGGCTTCGACAGCTATCGAGAATGCGTTTCTCGGAACACCTTTCATTTACGACCATAGAATTAAATAATCGATTTGTACGGTACTTTAGCTTTATAtacttttcatttatttacccTGCACTTTATACGTATTTTATAAAACGTTTATAACCTACATTTGCCCATTCGgaataaatattcaaaaaggaaaaacgcaTCTGGCGTGACAGTTCATGCTTGACAGCTGCAGTACGCGTTTTCTAATTGAATGCGTTTCGGCACTTCCTTCTTTCTATCAATCGCCGCCgacgttctctttcttttcgaGTCCATACTTCAAAATGGTAGGTTGGATTCCGCGTAGTTTTGGCTGAAATTACTGCACTGCTTGCGTGAAATGGTTTGCTTTGTGGGCCTCAACATACACCAAAGTGTTTAGTGAGCTAATGGTGTAAAAATTGCGTGAGGGCCGGCTGCGGTAAACCCTGAAGCCGGTGGCAAACGTGCAGTGCAAGTGGCTGGGGCTAGTGTTGGGTTGTGTATAAACACTTCCCGTACTGCGATGTGCAACGCTCACGGGCCGGCCTTACCTCAAAGCGACATTTCATGCAAACCACCTGCGTGTTCCGGACGTGCACCAATGCTAACTAACGATATCTATGTATTACGTTTTGTTGTAGCCTCCGAAGAAGGATACCAAGGGATCGGCGAAACAGCCGCAAAAGAcccagaagaagaaggagggaGGATCCGGAGGAaaggccaagaagaagaagtggtCGAAGGGAAAGGTCCGCGACAAGCTCAACAACCAGGTCCTCTTCGACAAGGCCACGTACGACAAACTGTACAAGGAGGTCCCTGCCTACAAGCTGATCACCCCATCGGTTGTGTCGGAAAGGCTGAAGATTCGTGGATCGCTGGCCAAGCGAGGCCTGCGTGAGCTCTGCCAGAAGGGGCTGATCAAGCTGGTCGTGCAACACCATGCCCAGGTCATCTACAcccgcaccacgaagggagaCGATCCAGTGGCGTAAGCTGGAGATTCCGTTGTTTGCTTTGTGATTGCAGCACATCCCGCTaaagccagcagcagcagattccTTTGTGTGAATCCACATCATTAAACGCTTCGGAATGGAAGAAATATACTTCTTGTAAACTAAGTGAACAATAGCGATCGATCATTTATTAATCCTGACTCTTCatagtccccccccccctccttgcCGTGGACGCAGATTTTCTTAGTCGTCCTTTCGTTTTCGCTTAGTTTCACCGCGATCGTTTCCGTTACGGTGTTTGTTGAAGCCTTTCTTCTGTTTCAGGTGTTTCTCCTTCTGGTGACGGATGCGTCGGGATTGTTTCagctgcttttgctgctgaagGCGCGTCTTCTGTCGGAAGGCCTGGCTTGTCTTCATGGATTTCAGCGCGTAGCGTTTGATCTTATGATTCAGATCCTTCTTTGACCGTATACCGTCCAAGTTGAGAACTGGTCCTTTCTTCGGTTT
This is a stretch of genomic DNA from Anopheles merus strain MAF chromosome 2R, AmerM5.1, whole genome shotgun sequence. It encodes these proteins:
- the LOC121589651 gene encoding zinc transporter 7, with product MLPLTHKDSRGCGYRIREKFNSWSRLILSDRNSRNLFLFLLLNLSFAFVELMYGIWTNSLGLISDSFHMFFDCTGLLAGLAASVITKWRANEKYSYGYVRAEVLAGFVNSLFLLFIAFFIMSEAVERAIEPPEVKHERLFVVSVLGLLVNLVGIYAFQHGGAHGHSHGGGGGHGHSHGGGGGGSHGHSHGGGMNHHSHDTHSLLSNHNDHHGHSHGGSDHHHSHGGGEIVSTNSQIMRGVFLHILADTLGSVGVIISAVLMQVFGWMRADPICSMFIALTIGLSTLSLIKESVMVLMQRQPVALDRLLPSCYQKVTGLAGVYSVQEPHFWTLCTDVYVGVIKLEVSKNVDPKYVVQHTRMIFEAIGVRQINIQLDYTAM
- the LOC121589768 gene encoding 40S ribosomal protein S25, whose product is MLDSCSTRFLIECVSALPSFYQSPPTFSFFSSPYFKMPPKKDTKGSAKQPQKTQKKKEGGSGGKAKKKKWSKGKVRDKLNNQVLFDKATYDKLYKEVPAYKLITPSVVSERLKIRGSLAKRGLRELCQKGLIKLVVQHHAQVIYTRTTKGDDPVA